In the genome of Desulfuromonas sp. DDH964, one region contains:
- a CDS encoding cytochrome C, whose translation MIRSLLAILALATLWAAPALGAPFDHATHLTYLDDAACATCHVEGAEAIKPAETVCLECHEKAFVEEVTFPGLKTHGPVWAFNHRPAAKNGAIDCSACHQQDFCLECHSDAGRADEMGAFGNAMVNVHRSDFHVTHPIAARTDPQLCSSCHEQNFCLECHEQFAPADLALDSHRRSWSDLTVSGTPHETFPADSCQTCHPNSVLPSHEWSSRHSREARKNLATCQACHPDGDICLKCHSAKSGLMVNPHPKDFSDFSGRLDRASGGKTCRKCH comes from the coding sequence ATGATTCGAAGCCTGTTAGCCATCCTGGCCCTTGCCACCCTCTGGGCGGCGCCGGCGCTGGGCGCCCCATTCGACCACGCCACTCACCTGACCTATCTCGACGATGCCGCCTGCGCTACCTGCCACGTCGAAGGGGCCGAAGCGATCAAGCCGGCCGAGACGGTCTGCCTCGAATGCCACGAGAAAGCCTTTGTCGAAGAAGTTACCTTTCCGGGGCTGAAGACGCATGGCCCGGTCTGGGCCTTCAACCACCGTCCGGCCGCCAAGAATGGCGCCATCGACTGCAGCGCCTGCCACCAGCAGGACTTCTGCCTCGAGTGCCACAGCGACGCCGGGCGCGCCGACGAGATGGGGGCCTTTGGCAACGCCATGGTCAACGTCCATCGCAGCGACTTTCACGTCACCCACCCGATCGCCGCGCGCACCGACCCGCAGTTGTGCAGCAGCTGCCACGAGCAGAACTTCTGCCTCGAGTGCCACGAGCAGTTCGCCCCGGCCGACCTCGCCCTCGACTCGCACCGGCGCAGCTGGAGCGACCTGACCGTTTCCGGGACGCCGCACGAGACCTTTCCCGCGGACAGCTGCCAGACCTGCCACCCGAACTCGGTGCTGCCGTCGCACGAATGGTCGAGCCGGCACAGCCGCGAAGCGCGCAAGAACCTGGCGACCTGCCAGGCCTGCCACCCGGACGGGGATATCTGCCTCAAATGCCACAGCGCAAAGAGCGGGCTGATGGTCAACCCCCATCCGAAGGACTTCAGCGATTTCAGCGGCCGTCTCGACCGGGCCAGTGGCGGCAAAACCTGTCGGAAATGCCATTAA